In Bacillus sp. NP247, one DNA window encodes the following:
- a CDS encoding lactonase family protein, which yields MKDNKEFIGYVGTYTKENSEGIYKFTLNTEAKRISNVTLAAKLDNPTYVTINRNNEYLYSVVKEGESGGVAAYSIDSHTGELKAKNRQVVEGASPCHISVDSGNHTVVTANYHKGTIESFVVNEKNGTVNPASSIMAHEGSGPNKERQEKPHAHYAGYTPDEKYVVGVDLGIDKLITYEIKDSTLIEVNSLSGKPGSGPRHITFHPNGKYAYVMTELSSEVIVLTYNAEEGSFTELQYISTVPEEFGENSQGSAIHISSDGRFVYAGNRGHNSIAVFSVDQNSGQLTFVEHTSTEGNWPRDFVLDPTEKFLVATNEKSHNLVLFSRNESTGKLTLLQSDVVVPEPVCVKFLNV from the coding sequence ATGAAGGATAACAAAGAGTTTATTGGATATGTTGGAACTTACACGAAAGAAAATAGTGAAGGAATATATAAGTTTACTTTAAACACAGAAGCGAAAAGAATTAGTAATGTAACACTTGCGGCCAAGCTGGATAACCCTACATATGTAACGATTAACCGAAATAATGAATATCTCTATTCCGTTGTTAAGGAAGGCGAATCTGGCGGTGTAGCTGCTTATTCCATTGATAGTCATACTGGAGAACTAAAAGCGAAAAATAGACAAGTAGTAGAAGGTGCTTCTCCTTGTCATATTAGTGTTGATAGTGGAAACCATACAGTAGTTACAGCGAATTACCATAAAGGAACGATTGAGTCTTTCGTAGTAAATGAAAAAAATGGAACTGTAAATCCTGCCTCATCTATTATGGCGCATGAAGGTTCAGGTCCGAATAAAGAAAGACAAGAAAAACCACATGCGCATTATGCGGGATATACTCCTGATGAAAAATATGTGGTCGGTGTTGATTTAGGAATTGATAAGTTAATTACGTATGAAATAAAAGATAGTACATTAATAGAAGTAAATAGCTTGTCTGGGAAACCAGGAAGTGGTCCAAGACATATTACTTTTCATCCAAATGGAAAATACGCTTATGTAATGACGGAGCTTAGTTCAGAGGTTATTGTGTTAACATATAATGCAGAAGAAGGGTCCTTTACAGAATTACAGTATATTTCTACCGTTCCAGAAGAGTTTGGTGAAAATAGTCAAGGAAGTGCGATTCATATTTCTTCTGACGGCCGTTTTGTATATGCAGGTAATCGCGGCCATAATAGTATCGCTGTCTTCAGTGTGGATCAAAATTCAGGTCAGCTTACATTTGTTGAACATACATCTACAGAAGGAAATTGGCCGAGAGACTTTGTATTAGATCCTACTGAAAAGTTTCTTGTTGCTACAAATGAAAAGTCACATAATCTTGTGCTATTTTCAAGAAATGAATCTACAGGAAAGTTAACACTTTTACAATCTGATGTTGTTGTGCCAGAGCCTGTTTGTGTTAAGTTTTTGAATGTTTAA
- a CDS encoding pentapeptide repeat-containing protein — translation MTNNNDYFHVEEDVNHNGLKADCEKCFGLCCVALPFAASVDFAVNKDGGKPCSNLQSDYKCSIHKNLRGNGYKGCTVFECFGAGQKISQVTFKGIDWRKDAQHARKMFDAFPIMHQLHEMLWYLNESLLLNETQLIHKELSKAIEETERLSNLNADELMKVNIPLHRAEVNVLLLETSELVWKEMNAARKKRISHRGADLMGANLKKKDLQGANLRGAYLIAANLNGADLRGADLIGADLRDADIRGADFTNSIFLTQVQINAARGDKHTKLPEMLSRPAHWSA, via the coding sequence TTGACTAATAATAACGATTATTTTCATGTAGAAGAGGATGTAAATCACAATGGTTTAAAAGCAGACTGTGAAAAGTGTTTTGGTTTATGTTGTGTGGCGTTACCGTTCGCAGCATCGGTAGATTTTGCAGTGAATAAAGATGGTGGTAAACCTTGTTCAAATTTACAATCAGATTATAAATGTAGTATACATAAAAATCTTAGAGGAAATGGCTATAAAGGCTGTACAGTATTTGAATGTTTCGGTGCTGGGCAGAAGATTTCTCAAGTTACGTTTAAAGGAATCGATTGGCGGAAAGATGCTCAGCATGCTAGAAAAATGTTTGATGCTTTCCCAATCATGCATCAGCTTCATGAAATGCTGTGGTATTTGAATGAATCTCTTCTATTAAATGAGACACAATTGATTCATAAAGAACTAAGTAAAGCGATTGAAGAGACGGAGCGCCTTTCAAATTTAAATGCGGACGAGTTAATGAAAGTAAATATTCCATTACACCGTGCAGAAGTAAATGTTTTACTTTTAGAAACGAGTGAGCTAGTTTGGAAGGAAATGAATGCCGCGCGTAAGAAACGAATTAGTCACCGCGGAGCAGACCTTATGGGGGCAAATTTGAAAAAGAAAGATTTGCAAGGAGCAAATTTAAGAGGAGCATATTTAATTGCGGCTAACTTAAATGGTGCAGATTTAAGAGGAGCAGATCTCATCGGAGCAGATTTGCGTGATGCAGATATTCGCGGAGCAGACTTTACAAATAGTATTTTTCTTACGCAAGTTCAAATTAATGCGGCGAGAGGGGATAAACATACAAAATTGCCGGAAATGCTGTCCCGTCCCGCGCATTGGAGTGCGTAA
- a CDS encoding DUF1272 domain-containing protein, with product MALEMKTNCQICDQSLESNSEAYICVYECTFCAPCTEERQNVCPNCGGELVRRPKKKQ from the coding sequence ATGGCATTAGAAATGAAAACCAACTGTCAAATTTGCGATCAATCGCTCGAGTCAAATTCTGAAGCATACATTTGCGTATATGAATGTACATTTTGCGCACCATGTACAGAAGAAAGACAAAACGTTTGTCCAAACTGCGGCGGCGAATTAGTACGTAGACCGAAAAAGAAACAATAA
- the gntK gene encoding gluconokinase produces MIGVDIGTTSTKSVLFSIDGSVIASHGIEYPLYSPAPEIAEQDPEEIFQAVIHTIKEAIQSSDVQPIDILCVSFSSAMHSVIAVDEEGTPLTRCITWADNRSASWAEKIKNDMNGHEIYLRTGTPIHPMSPLSKLVWLQNEQAELFAKSYKFISIKEYVFYKLYKEYVIDYSIASATGMFNLKSLKWDEEALHVAGITDEKLSKLVPTTHSLIGLDEELAKEMNVLVSTPFVVGASDGVLSNLGVNAINPGVVAVTIGTSGAIRAVTNRPVTDPKGRIFCYVLTEDHWVIGGPVNNGGMIFRWARDQLGTSEIELAKRLGKDPYEVLTEIAGKVNPGSDGLLFHPYLAGERAPLWNANARGSFFGLGLHHKKEHLIRAVLEGVIYNLYTVLLALKELIGEPKKIQATGGFARSELWRQMMADIFHQDVYVPESFESSCLGAAILGLYSLGEVNTLDVVAEMVGANFYHEPNMESVKKYKDLTPIYIRLSRHLEEEYESIAAYQKKWV; encoded by the coding sequence ATGATTGGTGTAGATATTGGGACAACTAGTACAAAATCAGTTTTGTTTTCGATTGATGGGTCTGTTATTGCAAGCCACGGGATTGAATATCCTTTATATTCTCCAGCACCAGAAATAGCAGAACAAGATCCAGAAGAGATTTTTCAAGCAGTGATACATACGATTAAAGAAGCTATACAATCAAGTGATGTACAACCGATTGATATTCTTTGTGTTTCCTTTAGTTCGGCAATGCATAGCGTCATCGCTGTAGACGAAGAGGGGACTCCATTAACGAGATGTATCACTTGGGCAGATAATAGAAGCGCAAGCTGGGCGGAGAAAATAAAGAATGATATGAATGGTCATGAAATTTATTTGCGTACTGGCACACCAATTCATCCTATGTCACCACTTTCGAAATTAGTTTGGCTACAGAATGAGCAGGCAGAATTATTTGCAAAAAGTTATAAATTCATTTCGATCAAAGAATATGTTTTTTATAAGTTATATAAGGAATATGTAATTGATTATTCAATAGCATCGGCAACAGGAATGTTTAATTTGAAATCTTTAAAATGGGATGAAGAGGCTCTACATGTTGCAGGAATTACAGATGAAAAGCTTTCTAAGCTTGTTCCAACAACGCACAGCTTAATAGGATTAGATGAAGAACTTGCAAAAGAGATGAATGTACTTGTTTCTACGCCTTTTGTAGTAGGGGCGAGTGATGGAGTACTATCCAATTTAGGTGTAAATGCAATAAATCCTGGGGTTGTTGCGGTTACAATCGGTACAAGTGGTGCGATACGTGCTGTAACAAATCGTCCTGTAACAGATCCAAAAGGTAGAATTTTTTGTTATGTCCTAACTGAAGACCATTGGGTAATCGGTGGACCTGTTAATAACGGTGGCATGATTTTCAGATGGGCTCGTGACCAATTAGGCACTTCAGAGATTGAACTTGCAAAGCGCTTAGGAAAAGATCCATATGAAGTGCTTACTGAAATAGCAGGAAAAGTGAATCCGGGGTCTGATGGTTTATTATTTCATCCGTATTTAGCAGGGGAAAGAGCTCCTTTATGGAATGCAAATGCGCGAGGATCTTTCTTTGGACTTGGATTGCATCATAAGAAAGAACATCTTATCCGTGCTGTTTTAGAAGGGGTAATTTATAACTTATATACCGTTCTTCTCGCTTTAAAAGAGCTAATTGGCGAACCGAAAAAAATTCAAGCGACAGGTGGTTTTGCAAGGTCGGAACTTTGGAGACAGATGATGGCGGATATTTTTCATCAAGATGTATATGTTCCTGAAAGTTTCGAAAGCTCTTGCTTAGGAGCTGCTATCCTTGGTTTATATAGCTTAGGTGAAGTAAATACATTAGACGTAGTTGCTGAAATGGTAGGTGCAAATTTCTATCATGAGCCAAATATGGAAAGTGTGAAAAAATATAAAGATTTAACGCCGATTTATATTCGTTTGTCCCGTCATTTAGAAGAAGAATATGAAAGTATAGCAGCTTATCAAAAAAAATGGGTTTAA
- the zwf gene encoding glucose-6-phosphate dehydrogenase — MGSMTFVLFGATGDLAKRKIYPALYNLYRDQKLPKQISVIGLGRRQVSHEDFQKRIKESIETFSRQREEGTPELEGFLDNFRYCSLDVSKPEDYERLLQVVREREEELHIKGNRMFYLSVAPEFFETIALNIKESGLDKTDGWKRLMIEKPFGHDLTSARELNDKLSRTFEEDEIYRIDHYLGKPMIQNLEALEFANPVLQSIWNKEHIANVQITASETVGVEERAGYYDHAGAIRDMVQNHMLQILMMTAMNLPEKINACEIREEKRKVMETLRKVKKEDVQSHIIRGQYSLGEIKGQQVIAYKEEPGVNPSSNIDTFVAARLWIDNPFWTGVPFYIRTGKRMKEKSTRIVIEFKNTLKQQYQDNNPNAEPNLLIIEISPGENVSLQLNSKNPLKNGEIEPIRINFTCEQADVGVPEAYERLIHDAVSGDATFFAHWREVELSWEWVQPILEAFEENLLPLHEYESGSYGPDAANALLQESEFKWWLDQKTEK, encoded by the coding sequence TTGGGATCAATGACCTTTGTTTTATTTGGAGCGACAGGGGACTTAGCGAAACGAAAAATTTACCCCGCACTATATAACTTATATAGAGATCAAAAGCTTCCAAAGCAAATATCCGTTATCGGGCTTGGAAGACGTCAAGTATCTCATGAAGATTTTCAAAAAAGAATAAAAGAATCAATAGAGACGTTTTCTCGTCAGAGGGAAGAAGGTACTCCAGAACTCGAAGGTTTTTTAGATAATTTTCGCTATTGCTCATTAGATGTGAGTAAGCCGGAAGACTATGAGAGATTATTACAAGTCGTTCGTGAAAGGGAAGAAGAACTACATATAAAAGGTAATAGAATGTTCTATCTTTCAGTTGCACCTGAATTTTTCGAGACAATCGCTTTGAATATTAAGGAAAGCGGACTTGATAAAACGGATGGATGGAAACGCCTAATGATTGAAAAACCATTTGGGCACGACCTTACATCTGCTCGTGAGCTTAATGATAAGCTTAGTCGAACGTTTGAAGAAGACGAGATATACCGTATTGATCATTATTTAGGTAAACCGATGATTCAAAACCTTGAAGCACTAGAATTTGCAAATCCTGTTCTCCAATCGATTTGGAACAAAGAACATATAGCAAATGTACAAATAACAGCTAGTGAAACGGTTGGGGTTGAAGAAAGAGCCGGATATTATGATCACGCAGGAGCCATTCGTGATATGGTTCAAAATCATATGTTACAAATATTAATGATGACTGCTATGAATCTGCCGGAAAAGATTAACGCGTGTGAAATTCGAGAGGAAAAACGAAAGGTAATGGAGACGCTTCGTAAAGTGAAAAAAGAAGACGTTCAAAGCCATATCATTCGCGGTCAATACTCTTTGGGAGAGATAAAGGGACAACAAGTTATAGCGTATAAAGAGGAGCCAGGAGTAAATCCTTCTTCTAACATAGACACATTTGTTGCTGCACGCTTATGGATCGATAATCCGTTTTGGACTGGCGTTCCATTTTATATACGAACAGGCAAAAGAATGAAAGAAAAGTCTACTCGTATTGTAATTGAATTTAAAAATACGTTAAAACAGCAATATCAAGATAATAATCCAAATGCAGAACCTAACTTATTAATAATTGAAATTAGCCCAGGTGAGAATGTTTCATTACAGTTAAATAGTAAAAATCCATTGAAAAATGGAGAGATTGAACCAATTCGTATTAACTTTACTTGCGAGCAAGCGGATGTGGGAGTACCTGAAGCATATGAAAGACTTATCCATGATGCTGTGAGTGGAGACGCTACATTCTTTGCACATTGGAGAGAAGTTGAATTGTCATGGGAATGGGTACAACCAATTCTCGAAGCATTCGAGGAAAACTTATTGCCACTTCATGAATATGAGTCTGGTTCATATGGTCCAGATGCGGCTAATGCACTGTTACAAGAAAGTGAATTTAAATGGTGGTTAGATCAAAAAACGGAAAAATAA
- the gnd gene encoding phosphogluconate dehydrogenase (NAD(+)-dependent, decarboxylating), translating to MQVGLIGLGKMGLNLGKNLIDHKHEVAAFDLNTSAVEEMKEYGATGTSSLSELVQSLESPRILWVMVPHAVVDSVIDEVTPLLSKGDILIEAGNSHYKESIRRYEQLKKDGIHFMDAGTSGGMEGARNGACYMIGGDQEAWEIVEPIFRDTAVENGFLYAGKAGSGHFLKMVHNGIEYGMMAAIGEGFEILEKSEFDYDYEKVSRVWNNGSVIRSWLMELTENAFSKDAKLDEIKGVMHSSGEGKWTVETALDLQTATPVIAMSLLMRYRSLDNDTFTGKVVAALRNEFGGHAVEKK from the coding sequence ATGCAAGTAGGATTAATTGGTTTAGGTAAAATGGGATTAAACTTAGGGAAAAATTTAATTGATCATAAACATGAAGTAGCAGCATTTGATTTAAATACGAGCGCAGTAGAAGAAATGAAAGAGTATGGGGCTACAGGCACATCTAGTTTAAGTGAACTTGTTCAGTCATTAGAATCACCAAGAATTCTTTGGGTTATGGTTCCGCATGCTGTTGTTGATTCTGTTATTGATGAGGTTACACCATTGCTTTCAAAAGGAGATATTTTAATTGAAGCGGGTAATTCACATTATAAAGAGTCTATTCGCCGATATGAGCAATTAAAGAAAGATGGCATTCACTTTATGGATGCAGGAACTTCTGGCGGAATGGAAGGAGCTCGTAATGGTGCTTGTTACATGATCGGAGGAGATCAAGAAGCTTGGGAAATCGTTGAACCTATCTTCCGCGATACAGCTGTAGAAAATGGATTCTTATATGCTGGAAAAGCTGGTAGTGGTCACTTCTTAAAAATGGTTCACAATGGAATTGAATACGGTATGATGGCTGCTATTGGTGAAGGATTTGAGATTCTAGAGAAAAGTGAATTTGATTACGATTATGAAAAAGTATCAAGAGTATGGAACAACGGTTCAGTAATTCGCTCTTGGTTAATGGAATTAACTGAAAATGCATTTTCTAAAGATGCAAAACTTGATGAAATTAAGGGCGTTATGCATTCTTCTGGTGAAGGGAAATGGACAGTAGAAACAGCATTAGACCTTCAAACAGCAACGCCTGTTATCGCAATGTCTCTATTAATGCGCTACCGCTCATTAGACAATGATACATTTACAGGGAAAGTTGTAGCAGCTCTGCGCAATGAATTTGGCGGACATGCAGTAGAAAAGAAATAA
- a CDS encoding glycosyltransferase family 2 protein, protein MEKEEEIIITTTVISHFYNEEYLLPWWLMHHTKLFDHGILINKGSTDRSVEICKKFAPHWEVRDSAHPEFDALATDREVMHVEQELKGWKMILNTTEFLCVQDKKQFWKSLNEMGGKMYWLEGLIMVDNPDYSYPELRYDMPLMKQRFHGYLPEDWRLWRRGRFIHNNEHGSYTVGRHLTAHKFMNYPPLACIAWLGFSPWNDSMRKRKLQIGPTLSEGSKHAGMGTHHIITPERLEAWYRELAGGTKDLRFSTAYRYAFL, encoded by the coding sequence ATAGAAAAAGAGGAGGAGATTATAATTACTACAACTGTTATCTCTCATTTTTATAATGAAGAGTATTTGTTACCATGGTGGCTTATGCATCATACGAAACTGTTTGATCATGGCATTTTAATTAATAAAGGTTCAACAGATCGTTCTGTTGAGATTTGTAAAAAATTCGCACCACATTGGGAAGTACGAGATTCTGCACATCCAGAATTTGATGCGTTAGCAACTGATCGTGAAGTAATGCATGTAGAACAAGAATTAAAAGGTTGGAAAATGATTTTAAATACGACCGAGTTTCTTTGTGTTCAAGATAAAAAACAATTTTGGAAATCGCTTAATGAAATGGGAGGAAAGATGTACTGGCTGGAAGGGCTTATCATGGTCGATAATCCTGACTATAGTTATCCAGAACTTAGGTATGATATGCCTTTAATGAAACAGCGATTTCACGGTTACTTACCGGAAGATTGGAGATTATGGAGAAGAGGTAGATTCATTCATAATAATGAACATGGAAGTTACACTGTTGGAAGGCATTTAACTGCACATAAATTTATGAATTACCCACCTCTTGCTTGTATTGCATGGCTTGGATTTAGTCCGTGGAACGACTCGATGAGGAAGAGAAAATTACAAATTGGCCCGACTCTTTCTGAAGGTAGTAAGCATGCAGGAATGGGGACACATCATATCATTACACCTGAAAGATTAGAAGCATGGTATAGAGAATTAGCGGGAGGTACAAAGGATTTACGCTTTAGTACTGCATATCGTTACGCTTTTTTATAA
- the tkt gene encoding transketolase, translated as MAQNINQLAVNTLRTLSIDAINAANSGHPGLPMGAAPMAYALWANHLNYNPSHPEWFNRDRFVLSAGHGSSLLYSLLHLAGYDVSIDDLKSFRKLNSKTPGHPEFGHTPGVEATTGPLGQGIANAVGMAMAEAHLAAKFNKDGHSIIDHNTYALVGDGDLMEGVSYEAMSMAGHMKLGKLIVLYDSNEISLDGELGIAFSEDIQKRAESVHWQYVRVEDGTDVDAITKAIQLAKENMDQPTLIEIRTIIGYGSPKVAGTNKAHGNPLGVEEATATKQVYGWHYEEDFFVPEEVKAHFNELKQKGIEKDNDWNEQFNLYREVNPALADELEKAITGEVLIEANDILSFDTEKTISTRVASGEAINHYVKSIPSIFGGSADLSHSTMTDMKGEAVYAVESFAGRNIYFGVREHAMGAAANGLALHGGVKPFVSTFFVFNDYLRPSIRLAALQKLPVTYVFTHDSIAVGEDGPTHEPIEQLAALRAIPGLTVIRPSDANETASAWAYALQQTDGPVVLVLSRQNLPVFDETKANIENLSKGAYVLTQTNENPDVILIATGSEVSLAVSAKAKLEEEHVSVRIVAMPSWELFDRQSQEYKESVLPSSVTKRVSLEMGVSLGWERYVGQEGKVLSIETFGASGTGAEVMNLFGFTTENVVHITQNVLNS; from the coding sequence ATGGCACAAAACATAAATCAATTAGCAGTGAATACACTTCGTACGTTATCGATTGATGCTATTAATGCGGCAAATTCAGGTCATCCAGGTCTTCCAATGGGAGCAGCACCGATGGCTTATGCATTATGGGCGAATCATTTAAATTACAATCCTAGTCACCCAGAATGGTTTAACCGTGATCGTTTCGTTTTATCGGCGGGACATGGATCTAGTCTATTATATAGCCTACTTCATTTAGCTGGATATGACGTTTCAATTGATGACTTGAAAAGTTTCAGAAAGTTAAATAGTAAAACACCAGGACATCCTGAATTTGGTCATACTCCTGGAGTTGAAGCGACTACAGGACCGTTAGGACAAGGGATTGCCAATGCTGTCGGAATGGCAATGGCAGAAGCTCATTTAGCAGCGAAGTTTAATAAGGATGGTCACTCTATTATAGATCACAATACGTACGCTTTAGTTGGAGATGGTGATTTAATGGAGGGTGTCTCTTATGAAGCGATGTCAATGGCAGGACATATGAAACTTGGTAAGTTAATTGTACTGTATGATTCAAATGAAATTTCACTTGATGGTGAATTAGGCATTGCTTTCTCTGAAGATATTCAGAAAAGGGCAGAATCTGTACATTGGCAATATGTAAGAGTTGAAGATGGAACCGATGTCGATGCTATTACAAAAGCCATTCAATTAGCGAAAGAAAATATGGATCAACCTACTCTTATAGAAATTAGAACAATTATAGGTTATGGAAGTCCAAAAGTTGCTGGAACAAATAAAGCGCATGGTAACCCGCTTGGAGTAGAAGAGGCGACAGCGACAAAACAAGTGTATGGTTGGCATTATGAGGAAGATTTCTTTGTACCTGAAGAAGTGAAAGCTCATTTTAATGAACTGAAACAAAAAGGTATTGAAAAAGATAACGACTGGAATGAGCAGTTTAACTTATACAGAGAAGTGAACCCTGCACTAGCGGATGAATTAGAAAAAGCGATTACAGGTGAGGTTTTAATCGAAGCGAATGATATTCTATCCTTTGATACTGAAAAAACAATTTCAACTCGTGTTGCAAGTGGGGAAGCTATTAATCATTATGTGAAATCGATTCCTTCTATTTTCGGTGGAAGTGCGGATCTTTCGCATTCTACTATGACAGATATGAAAGGTGAAGCAGTGTACGCAGTAGAATCGTTTGCTGGCCGAAATATATACTTCGGTGTACGTGAACATGCAATGGGAGCGGCAGCGAATGGGCTGGCACTTCATGGAGGAGTAAAACCTTTCGTGAGTACATTCTTTGTATTTAATGATTATCTTCGTCCATCAATTCGACTTGCTGCATTGCAAAAGTTACCTGTTACTTATGTATTTACACATGATTCGATTGCTGTAGGAGAAGATGGTCCAACTCATGAACCAATTGAACAATTGGCAGCTCTTCGGGCAATTCCTGGTCTAACAGTTATCCGCCCATCAGATGCAAATGAAACAGCGAGTGCTTGGGCCTATGCTTTACAGCAAACGGATGGCCCAGTCGTTTTAGTACTTAGCCGTCAAAATTTACCGGTGTTTGATGAAACGAAAGCGAATATAGAGAATCTTTCTAAAGGAGCTTATGTATTAACACAAACAAATGAAAATCCGGATGTGATTTTAATTGCGACAGGTTCTGAAGTATCATTGGCTGTTAGTGCGAAAGCAAAATTAGAAGAAGAACATGTTTCTGTTCGTATCGTCGCAATGCCGAGCTGGGAGTTATTTGATCGTCAATCACAAGAATATAAAGAATCGGTTCTTCCGTCTTCTGTAACAAAACGAGTATCTCTTGAGATGGGTGTATCTCTCGGTTGGGAGCGTTATGTAGGCCAAGAAGGAAAAGTATTATCAATTGAAACATTTGGAGCTTCAGGAACTGGAGCTGAAGTCATGAATCTATTTGGATTTACGACAGAAAATGTTGTTCACATTACACAAAATGTATTGAATTCTTAA
- a CDS encoding DMT family transporter, producing the protein MKQTILGAICLSLAASIWGGMYVVSKYVLDYIPPLTLVWLRFIIAFVVLYMILKIAEKKQKKKVTISKKDWLLFAWIGFIGYFISITCQFIGTKLSDAHTGSLVTSATPAFMVIFAALILKEKLTARRLLSTIIATIGVIIVIGWDIEIGSYFIGTIILVGAAITWALLSIYVKIASARFSSLVITTYAIFFSLFFITPSMIWEFQSTSIEAINTYVILGILYLGIVSTAGAFFLWNKGLELMDASIGSLFFFFQPIVGSILGWLLLNETLSSNFFIGGILIICSVIITTFEKRT; encoded by the coding sequence ATGAAACAAACAATTTTAGGAGCTATATGCTTATCACTAGCTGCAAGTATTTGGGGTGGTATGTACGTCGTTAGCAAATATGTACTCGATTATATCCCACCACTTACACTCGTTTGGCTACGCTTTATTATCGCTTTCGTTGTTTTATATATGATTTTAAAAATAGCTGAGAAAAAACAAAAGAAAAAAGTAACCATTTCCAAAAAAGATTGGCTACTATTCGCTTGGATTGGATTTATCGGATATTTCATTTCGATTACATGTCAATTCATCGGTACAAAATTATCCGACGCTCATACAGGCTCTTTAGTAACATCAGCTACACCTGCATTTATGGTTATATTTGCAGCGCTCATTTTAAAAGAAAAACTAACTGCTCGTAGACTGTTATCAACTATAATAGCGACAATCGGTGTCATTATCGTTATCGGATGGGATATTGAAATCGGCTCCTATTTTATCGGTACAATCATTTTAGTTGGGGCCGCTATTACGTGGGCTTTACTGTCCATTTATGTAAAAATCGCTTCAGCTCGATTTTCATCTTTAGTTATTACAACGTACGCAATATTCTTTTCACTCTTTTTCATTACACCTTCTATGATATGGGAATTCCAATCAACCTCTATCGAAGCAATAAATACGTACGTAATATTAGGCATATTATATTTAGGAATCGTCTCAACAGCAGGGGCATTTTTCCTTTGGAATAAAGGATTAGAATTAATGGATGCTAGCATCGGTTCATTATTTTTCTTCTTCCAACCTATCGTTGGTTCAATACTTGGCTGGCTCTTATTAAACGAGACGTTAAGTAGTAACTTTTTCATTGGTGGTATTCTTATTATATGCAGTGTTATCATTACTACGTTTGAAAAGCGAACGTAG
- the fsa gene encoding fructose-6-phosphate aldolase, producing MKFFIDTANLEDIKKAYKLGVLAGVTTNPSLVAKEGVKFEDRIAEICQAVPKVESVSAEVTPDAVTAEEMIAQAEELIKINGGDKNVTIKLPMTLAGLEACRYLTEKGVKTNVTLIFTVNQALLAARAGATYVSPFLGRLDDISEDGVLLVAKIAELFDIHQLDTQIIAASVRHPDHVTRVAMAGAHIATIPYKVIEQLAMHPLTDQGIEKFAADWAKAPKL from the coding sequence ATGAAGTTTTTTATTGATACTGCAAATCTTGAGGACATAAAAAAAGCATATAAACTTGGAGTTTTAGCTGGTGTTACAACGAATCCTTCTTTAGTAGCAAAAGAGGGTGTTAAGTTTGAAGACCGTATCGCAGAAATTTGTCAGGCAGTACCTAAAGTTGAGTCTGTTTCGGCAGAAGTAACGCCAGATGCTGTTACAGCTGAAGAAATGATTGCTCAAGCAGAAGAATTAATTAAAATTAACGGTGGCGATAAAAACGTCACGATAAAACTTCCGATGACGTTAGCAGGATTAGAAGCTTGTCGCTATCTTACTGAAAAAGGTGTGAAAACGAACGTTACACTTATTTTCACTGTGAACCAAGCTCTTTTAGCAGCCCGAGCAGGTGCAACGTACGTTTCTCCATTTTTAGGACGTTTAGATGATATTTCTGAAGATGGTGTACTATTAGTTGCTAAAATTGCTGAATTATTCGATATTCATCAATTAGATACACAAATTATTGCGGCTTCTGTCAGACACCCAGATCATGTAACTCGTGTAGCGATGGCAGGTGCTCACATTGCAACAATTCCTTATAAAGTAATTGAACAACTTGCTATGCACCCATTAACAGACCAAGGTATTGAAAAGTTTGCTGCGGATTGGGCAAAAGCGCCTAAATTATAA